A portion of the Manihot esculenta cultivar AM560-2 chromosome 2, M.esculenta_v8, whole genome shotgun sequence genome contains these proteins:
- the LOC110609952 gene encoding protein LURP-one-related 11 — MGKIHPLPAESSSSSSSSYISLQEQAETFTVWMKSLVMQTNGCTVFNQNGDIVYRVDNYDKKGSREVYLMDLKGTVLFTIRKLWLFRQWKGYKCDGLTLNSQKPFFQVRKTSGIFKGDMSCEIVVRSGNAQDGCYKLETSAGKSAFKIKDSNGTTVAKATRKQTSSGIVLGDDVLNLVVEPQVDHSFIMALVTVYGLIHHKL, encoded by the exons cttcttcttcttcttcttacatctctttacagGAACAGGCTGAGACCTTCACTGTATGGATGAAATCCCTTGTCATGCAGACAAATGGATGCACTGTTTTTAATCAAAATGGAGACATTGTTTATCGTGTTGATAACTATGACAAGAAGGGAAGCAGAGAGGTCTATCTCATGGATCTCAAGGGCACTGTCCTCTTCACCATAAGG AAACTATGGCTTTTCAGACAATGGAAGGGTTACAAATGTGATGGCTTGACATTAAATTCTCAGAAGCCTTTCTTCCAAGTGAGAAAAACCTCAGGAATTTTCAAAGGTGATATGTCTTGTGAAATTGTTGTTAGATCTGGTAATGCTCAAGATGGTTGCTACAAGTTAGAAACCTCAGCTGGGAAATCAGCTTTCAAGATCAAAGACAGCAATGGAACAACAGTTGCAAAG GCCACAAGAAAGCAAACATCTTCAGGAATAGTATTAGGAGATGATGTATTGAACTTAGTGGTGGAGCCTCAGGTTGATCACTCCTTTATCATGGCTCTAGTCACTGTTTATGGATTA